CCACGGATTGTGTTGGACATACGCGGCGCAGAATATCACCCTGCCCCACCAGCCGGCGGACGGGGCGGCTGAGCGAGGGGCCTTGATGTACACGGGGTTCTACGGATTGCGCGAGAAGCCGTTCTCGCTCGCGCCCGATCCCCGATACCTGTTCCTGTCGGCTTCGCACCGCGAGGCGCTCGCCCACCTGCTGTACGGGATCGAAGAGGGCGAGGGCTTCATCGAGGTCATCGGCCAGGTCGGCACGGGCAAGACCACCCTGTGCCGCACGCTGCTCGACCGGATCGGGAGCGACGCCGAGATCGCGTACATCTTCAACCCGAGCCCGAGCGAGGTCGAGCTGCTGTCGGCCATCAACCGCGAGTTCGGGCTGCCCACCGCGGCGCGCACGCGCACCGACCTGCTCGACGCGTTGAATCACTTCCTCCTGGAGAAGAACGCCGCGGGCCGGCGCGTCCTCTTGGTGATCGACGAAGCGCAGAACCTCGACCCGGCGGTGCTCGAGCAGGTGCGGTTGTTGTCGAACCTGGAGACCGACCGCGCGAAGCTCTTGCAGATCGTGCTGATCGGTCAGCCGGAGCTCGAAGAGAACCTGTCGCGCTCCGACCTGCGCCAGCTGCGGCAGCGCATCACCGTGCGCTGGTCGCTGAAGCCCCTGTCACGGCCCGAAGTCATCGAGTATCTCGAGCACCGGCTGCGCGTCGCGGGGCTCGCGGACCCGCGGCTCTTCACGGCCGGCGGACTGCGCGCACTCACCCGCGCCTCGCGCGGCATTCCGCGGCTGATCAACGCGCTCGCCGACCGCGCGCTGCTCGCGGGCTACACCGAAGGCCGGCGCGAGATCGACGCCAAGCTGGTGCGCAAGGCGGCGCGCGAGCTGCCGGCCACCGAGCTCGGGGGCTGGCGCGACGCGACCGGGCTGCGGCGCGGTCTGGCGCTGGGGCTGGTCGCTGCCGGGCTGGCGATCGGGCTCCTGATCACCGCGTTCCTGCCGCGCACGCGCGCGGCGGCCCCGCCCGCTCCGGCGGCGCCGCCCGTCGCGCCCGCCAGTGTCTCGCTCGCTCCGGTGCCGCTGGCGCCGCCCCTGCCGTCGCGCATCGACGGTCTCTCGACCAACGCGAGCGCGGCCGACGCGCTCGAAGCGCTGCTCGGCGCCTGGGGCTACCGGCAGCCGGTCGGCGGCGAGCTCGACCCGAACCTGTTCCCCGACGCCGTGCGCTCGATCGCGCCCCTGCTCGTGCTCTCGACTCACGGCACGCCCGAAATGCTCTCCGCGCTCGACCTGCCCGCGATCCTCGAGCTCGAGCCGCGCGCCGGCGAGCGCCGCTACGTGGCCGTGATCGGCATGGACGACGCCGGCCGCGCGCACCTGGGCATGGCGAACGACGAGCTCGAGCTCGACCGCAGCGAGCTGCAGCGGCTGTGGACCGGCCGGGTGTTCTACTTGTGGACCAACTTCGAGTCACTGCCCTCGCTCTCGCCCGGCATGAAGGGACCGGCGGTGCGCTGGCTGCAGGCGCGACTCACCGAGCTCCACTATCTCAAGTCGGGCGATGCGACGGGTGAGTACGACGAGCTCACGCAGAAGGCCGTGAAGGCGTTCCAGACCGCCACCTCGCTCACGCCCTCCGGTGAGGTCGGCCCCGAGACGATGATCGCGCTGTACCAGGCGCTCGACTACACCACGCCGCGGCTGTACGCCGCGAGAGAGGACTCGTGAGCACGATCCTCGACGCCCTGCGCAAGCTGCAGCGCGAGCGCAGCGCCACGCAGTCGCGCGACCTGCGCGGCTCGGTGACCGACGACATCCCCAAGCCGCGGCGCAGGCGGCGCGGCGGAAGCCGCGTGGTGTCACTCGGCCTGGCCGTCGTGCTGCTCGCGGCGGCGGCCGGCGGCGGCGCGTGGCTGTACAAGAGCGGGAAGCTCAAGCCGCTGCTCTCGCGCGCGCCCGCTGCGCCGGCTCCGGCAGTCACTGCCGACGACGACGCCAACGGGGACCCGTACGCGGGTCTCGACGACCTTCCGAGCGACGACGACGCGGCCATGGATCAGGCGACCGCCGCGACGCCGCCCCCTCCGACCCCTGCGCCGGTCGCGGCTCCTCCCGCGCCGGCGACTCCGCAGCAGGCCGCGCCTGCGCCCGCGCCGGCACCGGTCAACGCCGTGGCCCAGGCGCGCGGGCAGGCCGAGGCCGACGCCGAGCGCGCCCGGCTCGCACAGATCCAGGCGCAGGCGGCCGCGCAGCAAGCGGCCGCCGCCGCCGCCGCGCGCCAGCAGGCCGAGACCCTGGCCGCGCAGGAGCGTGCCGCCGCCGAGGCCGCCGCTGCGGCGGCAGCCCCGCCTCCGCCACCTGCGCCCGAGCCGGCCGCGCCGCCCGCGCAGGTCGCGGCCGCGACTCCGCCGCCCGCCGCGGCGCCCAAGCCGGCGCCGAAGCCGAAGGCCAAGGCGGCGCCCAAGCCCGCGGCCCCCAAGGCCGCCGCCAAGCCCGCGCCGCGCGAAGTGACTCGCGCCGGCGAGCCCGATCCGACGAGTGACTCGTACGCGGCAGCCCAGCCGGCCGCCTTCCCGCCGGTGCGGGTCGAGAGCATTCGCTGGCATCCGGTGAAGGAGCGTCGGAGTGTGAGCTTGCGCTTCGAGCAGCAGAACGTGACCGAGGCGCACGAGGGCGACACCGTGGCGGGCGTGCTCGTCTACCGCATCGACCCCGGCGCCGTGGAGCTCCGCGTCGGCTCGACCAGCCGAGTGATCCGCCCCGTGCCTTGACGCTGGACGTCGGCGCCGAGCTCGAGCTCGCGATCGAGCGCCTGGCCGCTGGCGGCGACGGCGTCGCGCGCGCCGACGGGCTCGCCGTGTTCGTGCCGCGCTCCGCGCCCGGCGATCGCGTGCGCGCGCGCATCACGCACGTGGCGCCGCGCTTTGCGCGTGCCGAGATCGAGTCGGTGCTGGCGCCCGGCCCGGGGCGACGCGATCCGCCCTGCCCGTACTACGCGCGCTGCGGCGGCTGCTCGTGGCTGCACCTGACCGAGGCGGAGCAGCTCGACGCGCGTGCGGCGATCGCGCGCGAGGCGCTGCTGCGCATCGGCCGGCGCGCCGATCTGCCCGTGATCGAGCGCATTCCGGCGCCGCGGGCGCTGGGCTACCGCGCACGGGCGCGGGTCGCCTGGTCGGAGGGCCGGGTCGGGTTCCGCGCGCGCGCCTCGCACGAGGTGGTCGACGTCGAGACCTGCGCCGTGCTCGACCCCGACACCCAGGCGGCCCTCGCCGAGCTGCGCGCCGAGCGCCCGCGCGGCGCGGGCGAGCGCGAGATCCGCGGCCTGGCGGGCGGCGATGCCGAGCTCGACGTCGAGCCTGGCGCCTTCTTCCAGGCCAACCGCGCGCTCTGGGCGCGCTGGCTCGAGTGCGTGCTCGAGCTGTGTGGCTCGGGCGAACGCGCGGTCGAGCTCTACTGCGGAGCCGGCTTCTACACCCGGCGACTCACTCGCCAATTCGCGCGCGTGGTCGCGGTCGAGCGCTCGCCCGAAGCCGCGCGCAGCGCCGCGCGCAACAGCACGGCCGAGCTCGTGGCCGAAGCCGCGGAGCGCTGGGCGCCGAGTCACTTGGCGGCGGCGCGGCCCGAGCTCGTGCTGCTCAACCCGCCGCGCACCGGCTGTCACGCGTCGGTCGCGGAGGCGATCGGAGCTTCGAGTGCACGGCGCGTGGTGTACGTCTCGTGCGATCCCTCGACGCTGGCGCGCGATCTCGTGCGCATCGGGGAACGCTTTCGCATCGCGCGGCTCGTGCTGCTCGACGCGCTGCCGCAGACTCACCACGTGGAGCTCGTGGCCGCGCTGCAAGCAGATTGACAGCGCTGCTCGACGAAAAATAGAATCCGCCCGTCGGTGGCGGAGCGAGCGGGGAGATCTGAGCCAGCCTACCGAAGGTTCGGGGCGGAGCATCAGCAGCTTGTAGTCGACAGCGAGTGCAGAAGCTGAGTGTCCATCGCTTCCCCGCGGTCGGAGAGAAAATCCAGCGAGTGTTGCAACGGGTCCTGCGACCGAAACGTCGCAGGACCCGTCGCTTCTCGGGTCGTCG
The Myxococcota bacterium DNA segment above includes these coding regions:
- a CDS encoding TRAM domain-containing protein is translated as MTLDVGAELELAIERLAAGGDGVARADGLAVFVPRSAPGDRVRARITHVAPRFARAEIESVLAPGPGRRDPPCPYYARCGGCSWLHLTEAEQLDARAAIAREALLRIGRRADLPVIERIPAPRALGYRARARVAWSEGRVGFRARASHEVVDVETCAVLDPDTQAALAELRAERPRGAGEREIRGLAGGDAELDVEPGAFFQANRALWARWLECVLELCGSGERAVELYCGAGFYTRRLTRQFARVVAVERSPEAARSAARNSTAELVAEAAERWAPSHLAAARPELVLLNPPRTGCHASVAEAIGASSARRVVYVSCDPSTLARDLVRIGERFRIARLVLLDALPQTHHVELVAALQAD
- a CDS encoding AAA family ATPase, producing the protein MYTGFYGLREKPFSLAPDPRYLFLSASHREALAHLLYGIEEGEGFIEVIGQVGTGKTTLCRTLLDRIGSDAEIAYIFNPSPSEVELLSAINREFGLPTAARTRTDLLDALNHFLLEKNAAGRRVLLVIDEAQNLDPAVLEQVRLLSNLETDRAKLLQIVLIGQPELEENLSRSDLRQLRQRITVRWSLKPLSRPEVIEYLEHRLRVAGLADPRLFTAGGLRALTRASRGIPRLINALADRALLAGYTEGRREIDAKLVRKAARELPATELGGWRDATGLRRGLALGLVAAGLAIGLLITAFLPRTRAAAPPAPAAPPVAPASVSLAPVPLAPPLPSRIDGLSTNASAADALEALLGAWGYRQPVGGELDPNLFPDAVRSIAPLLVLSTHGTPEMLSALDLPAILELEPRAGERRYVAVIGMDDAGRAHLGMANDELELDRSELQRLWTGRVFYLWTNFESLPSLSPGMKGPAVRWLQARLTELHYLKSGDATGEYDELTQKAVKAFQTATSLTPSGEVGPETMIALYQALDYTTPRLYAAREDS